In a single window of the Sylvia atricapilla isolate bSylAtr1 chromosome 18, bSylAtr1.pri, whole genome shotgun sequence genome:
- the LOC136369170 gene encoding ADP-ribosylhydrolase ARH1-like encodes MVLSGVGDALGYRGARWEYCTSGPQIHAELAQLGGLAAISLEPPEWPVSDDTVLHLATAEGLATGLEGEPLLQELARRYVAAMGDMEGRKPGPSSILGTSQLRPGEPEGYRIPFNPRGTGCGAAMRSLAIGLRYPHASELPTLIRVSIESGRMTHHHPTGYLGALAVALFGALGARGEPPERWGAELLRVLPLAWDYVEGTGVAVEDNAAAWPFFGEAWHRYLDSRGLLEGRGPPRVPPLPSPAERDAEYLSWALEGWPGRSGHDAPMVALEALLAAGGSWEELCARAVLHGGDNDSTGTIAAGCWGLRGGLASVPAGLHCHLEYRGRLLDAARRLHELAWAGR; translated from the exons AATACTGCACCTCGGGTCCCCAGATCCACGCCGAGCTGGCCCAGCTCGGGGGGCTGGCAGCCATCAGCCTCGAGCCCCCCGAGTGGCCCGTCAGCGATGACACCGTCCTGCACCTTGCCACCGCCGAGGGGCTGGCCACAG GCCTGGAGGGGGAacccctcctgcaggagctggctcGCCGCTATGTGGCCGCCATGGGGGACATGGAGGGACGAAAGCCCGGACCCAGCAGCATCCTAG GCACCTCCCAGCTGCGGCCAGGGGAGCCCGAGGGGTACCGCATCCCCTTCAACCCCCGTGGCACCGGCTGCGGGGCCGCCATGCGCAGCCTGGCCATCGGCCTCAG GTACCCACATGCCTCGGAGCTGCCGACTCTGATCCGGGTGAGCATCGAGAGCGGGCGCATGACCCACCACCACCCCACTG ggtACCTTGGAGCACTGGCAGTGGCCCTTTTTGGGGCACTGGGGGCTCGGGGTGAACCCCCAGAACGctggggggctgagctgctgcgGGTCCTGCCCCTGGCATGGGACTACGTGGAGGGCACCGGGGTGGCCGTGGAGGACaatgctgctgcctggccaTTCTTTGGGGAGGCGTGGCACCG ATACCTGGACTCCCGCGGGCTCCTGGAAGGTCGTGGCCCGCCGCGGGTGCCACCCCTCCCATCCCCAGCTGAGCGGGACGCCGAGTACCTGAGCTGGGCACTGGAGGGGTGGCCGGGGCGTAGCGGTCACGACGCGCCCATGGTGGCCTTGGAGGCGCTGCTGGCAGCCGGCgggagctgggaagagctgtgtgccagggcagtgctgcacGGAGGGGACAACGATTCCACGGGGACCATCGCTGCCGGCTGCTGGGGGCTGCGGGGCGGGCTGGCGTCCGTCCCCGCGGGGCTGCACTGCCACCTCGAGTACCGCGGGCGGCTGCTGGACGCTGCCCGCCGGCTCCACGAGCTGGCCTGGGCGGGACGGTGA
- the CCDC61 gene encoding centrosomal protein CCDC61 — translation MEPRYLQAECAFRPGAHTVRVTLSRTTLRVEVEAHGTADLWRGEFDATFIEDLTRKTGNFKQFGIFCSMLESALTQSSDSVSLELLTYTDLETLHSRKVGAVTRPSPSTCSPLNSKRYLILVYSVEFDRIHYPLPLPYAGRPDLVALVRELQEQLAQLRARRLEETQHLRDALWQALEEKRAAEVRHQREYRQLAAELTQAKSSEQRLHQRVKNLTAELASYRRGRQKSASPAPRPQEQRSASLESHRSSRGRPSPKSLSPAGSRQPRFDPTAFVRARQRRQKEAELRNQRRGVASGSTSPVRSHRRSSSAESSRSWRLGGSSGSKASERPEPVPCRDRRVTRTRRPLSTSSCNGPCTVPRPAASHKLPVCRTGGKRPGKENHSKEPSAELAEIDARLQALQEYMDSLNTHL, via the exons ATGGAGCCGCGCTACCTGCAGGCCGAGTGCGCTTTCCGGCCCGGGGCACACACGGTGCGGGTGACCCTGAGCCGCACCACGTTGCGGGTGGAGGTGGAGGCTCACGGCACCGCCGACCTGTGGAGGGGCGAGTTCGATGCCACCT TCATCGAGGACCTGACTCGCAAAACGGGGAATTTCAAGCAGTTTGGCATTTTCTGCAGCATGCTGGAGTCGGCACTGACACAG AGCAGCGACTCCGTCAGCCTGGAGCTCCTCACCTACACCGACCTGGAGACCCTGCATAGCCGGAAAGTGGGGGCGGTCACCCGGCCTTCCCCTTCCACCTGTTCCCCCCTCAACAGCAAGCGCTACCTCATCCTCGTCTACTCTGTGGAGTTCGATAG GATCCATTACCCGCTGCCACTGCCGTACGCGGGGCGGCCGGACCTCGTGGCCCTGGTgcgggagctgcaggagcaacTGGCGCAGCTCCGGGCCCGGCGCCTGGAGGAGACCCAACATTTGCGGGATGC gctgTGGCAGGCACTGGAGGAGAAGCGGGCAGCTGAGGTTCGGCACCAGCGCGAGTACCGGCAgctggctgcagag CTGACCCAGGCAAAGTCGTCGGAGCAGAGGCTGCATCAGCGGGTGAAGAACCTGACAGCTGAACTGGCCTCCTACAGGAGGGG CCGACAGAAatctgccagcccagccccacgcCCCCAGGAGCAACGCTCAGCATCCCTGGagagccacaggagcagccGGGGCCGCCCCTCGCCCAAGTCCCTGTCACCTGCAG GCTCCCGCCAGCCACGCTTCGACCCCACTGCCTTTGTCAGGGCCCGTCAGCGCCGGCAGAAGGAAGCTGAGCTCAGAAA CCAGCGGCGTGGAGTGGCTtctggcagcaccagcccagTGAGGAGCCACAGGCGCAGCTCGTCTG ctgaaAGCTCCCGGAGCTGGCGCTTGGGAGGGAGCTCTGGCAGCAAAGCCAGTGAGCGCCCCGAGCCCGTGCCCTGCAG ggacaggagagtgACCCGTACACGGAGACCCCTGAGCACCTCATCCTGCAATGGCCCCTGTACA GTGCCTCGCCCAGCTGCCAGCCACAAGCTGCCAGTGTGCAGGACTGGTGGCAAGCGCCCTGGTAAAG AGAACCACTCCAAGGAGCCGTCAGCTGAACTGGCTGAGATCGATGCCCggctgcaggctctgcaggagtACATGGACAGCCTGAACACCCACCTGTGA
- the BLOC1S3 gene encoding biogenesis of lysosome-related organelles complex 1 subunit 3 translates to MAAPRPPRVVPGEASESDSEPELLVGTAGEAPGAGLKVPGEASETEEEEEEEEEQRPKTPPVLAEEPAAVWGGGPSLLQQRLREGTGRLRGAVGSALRQSYGSAARSLGGLGGALGRAQVTAAAAAHCLRLARRDLRAVADTIDIVTACHLLPDIRGQL, encoded by the coding sequence ATGGCCGCCCCCCGCCCTCCCCGGGTGGTGCCGGGCGAAGCCTCCGAGAGCGACTcggagccagagctgctggtggggaCGGCAGGGGAGGCCCCCGGAGCCGGGCTGAAGGTGCCGGGCGAAGCCTCCGAGACcgaagaggaggaggaggaggaggaagagcagaggcCGAAGACGCCGCCGGTGCTGGCCGAGGAGCCGGCGGCTGTCTGGGGGGGCGGCCCCTCGCTGCTGCAGCAGCGGCTGCGGGAGGGGACGGGCCGGCTGCGGGGAGCGGTGGGCAGCGCCCTCCGGCAGAGCTACGGCAGCGCCGCCCGGAGCCTGGGCGGCCTGGGGGGAGCCCTGGGCCGGGCGCAGGTCACCGCCGCGGCAGCCGCCCACTGCCTGCGCCTGGCCCGCCGTGATCTGCGCGCCGTGGCCGACACCATCGACATCGTCACAgcctgtcacctcctgcccGACATCCGCGGGCAGCTCTGA